Proteins encoded within one genomic window of Variovorax sp. OAS795:
- a CDS encoding MFS transporter, which translates to MKGSELLRVIGAQVCLHATMAGMRLATPLLALQQGYSAAAVGVLISLFALTQVFLALPAGRFADRHGFKRPLWLSVIAASAGAGLVVVFPVFPAMCVAALLTGGATGATVIALQRHVGRSATNATQLKRVFSWLAIAPAVANFVGPFVAGMLIDHAGRVPADMLAFRVCFAVMAAFPILCWLFARSAHEPPPTETAAGAAGTRAWDLLREPMFRRLLFVNWLQSSSWDVHAFVLPVLGHDRGISASVIGSILGAFAIAAAVIRVVLPLVASRASERSVILVSTLVTAGVFAVYPLLDSAWTMALCSVILGFALGAVQPMVMSMLHQITPHTRHGEALGLRLMTINASSVAMPMLFGSLGALIGIAGVFWVVGGVVALGARATWGLKAPL; encoded by the coding sequence GTGAAAGGCTCCGAACTGCTGCGCGTGATCGGCGCCCAGGTCTGCCTGCACGCCACCATGGCCGGCATGCGGCTCGCAACGCCGCTCCTGGCACTGCAGCAGGGATACAGTGCTGCGGCGGTCGGCGTGCTGATCTCGCTGTTCGCGCTCACGCAGGTGTTCCTCGCGCTGCCCGCGGGCCGCTTTGCCGACCGGCACGGGTTCAAGCGGCCGCTCTGGCTTTCGGTCATTGCGGCTTCGGCCGGTGCGGGCCTCGTGGTGGTCTTTCCGGTTTTTCCGGCCATGTGCGTTGCGGCGCTGCTGACCGGCGGTGCCACCGGCGCAACCGTCATTGCGCTGCAGCGCCACGTCGGCCGTTCCGCCACCAACGCCACGCAGCTCAAGCGCGTGTTCAGCTGGCTGGCAATTGCGCCCGCGGTCGCCAATTTCGTCGGCCCGTTTGTGGCCGGCATGCTCATCGATCACGCGGGGCGCGTGCCCGCGGACATGCTGGCCTTCCGGGTCTGCTTCGCAGTGATGGCGGCCTTTCCCATCCTGTGCTGGCTGTTTGCCCGCAGCGCGCACGAGCCGCCGCCCACGGAAACCGCAGCTGGCGCGGCAGGCACGCGGGCCTGGGACCTGCTGCGCGAGCCGATGTTCCGCCGCCTGCTGTTCGTGAATTGGCTGCAGTCGTCGAGCTGGGACGTGCATGCCTTCGTGCTGCCGGTGCTGGGGCACGACCGCGGCATCAGCGCCTCGGTGATCGGCTCCATCCTCGGCGCCTTCGCCATTGCCGCGGCCGTCATCCGGGTGGTGCTGCCCCTGGTCGCGTCCCGCGCCTCGGAGCGCAGCGTGATCCTGGTATCCACCCTCGTCACGGCCGGGGTGTTCGCGGTGTATCCGCTGCTCGACTCGGCCTGGACCATGGCCCTGTGCTCGGTGATCCTGGGTTTTGCCCTGGGGGCGGTGCAGCCGATGGTGATGAGCATGCTGCACCAGATCACGCCGCACACGCGCCACGGCGAGGCGCTGGGCCTCAGGCTCATGACCATCAACGCGTCGAGCGTGGCGATGCCGATGCTGTTCGGATCGCTCGGCGCGCTGATCGGGATCGCGGGCGTCTTCTGGGTGGTGGGCGGCGTCGTTGCGTTGGGCGCGCGGGCCACCTGGGGCCTGAAGGCGCCCTTATAG
- the rmuC gene encoding DNA recombination protein RmuC encodes MALPDLILLLLAALAAVQLALLVWLLARRQPRPDHGQMLSVLAAMGAANERTERELRHEIGESSRGARQETAQAFATFQQALVQQGAEATRTQNAQLDAFSLQLASLQKTLADTLNTQLQGLAESNARRLAEVRTTMETQLAQLQQTNAAKLDEMRKTVDEKLQSTLEARLGESFKQVADRLEQVHKGLGEMQTLAVGVGNLQRVLTNVKTRGVFGEVQLEALLEQVLTPDQYAKQVETKPRSGQRVDFAIRFPGRGDDGAPVWLPIDAKFPRDDYERLIDAHERADAAGAELAAKALEARVRSEARSIAENYLAAPHTTDFAILFLPVESLYAEVLRRPGLMDAIQRQHRVTLAGPTTLLAMLNSLHMGFRTLALEHQASEVWKVLGAVKTEFERYGEWVSRIKEQVAKASDTLDKADTRAKQMRLALRKVEALPESQSQLLLPSTADSEGGEGGDIP; translated from the coding sequence TTGGCACTTCCCGACTTGATCCTTCTCCTGCTGGCTGCGCTCGCGGCCGTGCAGCTCGCGCTCCTGGTGTGGCTGCTCGCGCGGCGGCAGCCCAGGCCCGACCACGGCCAAATGCTGTCGGTGCTGGCCGCCATGGGCGCGGCCAACGAACGCACCGAGCGCGAGCTGCGCCATGAGATCGGCGAGAGCTCGCGCGGCGCTCGGCAGGAAACGGCGCAGGCCTTTGCCACGTTCCAGCAGGCGCTGGTGCAGCAGGGCGCCGAGGCCACCCGCACGCAGAATGCCCAGCTCGACGCCTTTTCGCTGCAGCTCGCCTCCTTGCAGAAGACGCTGGCCGACACGCTCAACACCCAGCTGCAGGGCCTCGCCGAATCGAACGCGCGGCGCCTGGCCGAAGTGCGAACGACCATGGAAACGCAGCTCGCGCAGCTGCAGCAGACCAACGCCGCCAAGCTCGACGAAATGCGCAAGACCGTCGACGAGAAACTGCAGAGCACGCTCGAGGCGCGCCTGGGCGAGAGCTTCAAGCAGGTGGCCGACCGGCTCGAGCAGGTGCACAAGGGCCTGGGTGAAATGCAGACCCTGGCGGTCGGCGTCGGCAACCTGCAGCGGGTGCTGACCAACGTGAAGACGCGCGGCGTGTTCGGCGAAGTGCAGCTCGAGGCGCTGCTCGAGCAGGTGCTCACGCCCGACCAGTACGCCAAGCAGGTCGAGACCAAGCCGCGCAGCGGCCAGCGCGTCGACTTTGCGATCCGTTTCCCCGGCCGCGGCGACGATGGCGCGCCGGTATGGCTGCCCATCGACGCCAAGTTTCCGCGCGACGACTACGAGCGCCTGATCGATGCGCACGAGCGTGCCGACGCGGCCGGTGCCGAACTTGCAGCCAAGGCGCTCGAGGCGCGCGTGCGCAGCGAGGCCAGGTCGATCGCCGAAAACTACCTGGCGGCGCCGCACACCACGGATTTCGCCATCCTCTTCCTGCCTGTCGAAAGCCTCTATGCCGAAGTGCTGCGACGGCCCGGCCTGATGGACGCCATCCAGCGCCAGCACCGCGTGACGCTGGCCGGGCCGACCACCTTGCTGGCCATGCTCAACAGCCTGCACATGGGCTTTCGCACGCTGGCGCTGGAGCACCAGGCGTCCGAGGTCTGGAAGGTGCTGGGCGCCGTCAAGACCGAGTTCGAGCGCTATGGCGAATGGGTTTCGCGCATCAAGGAGCAGGTGGCCAAGGCTTCCGACACGCTCGACAAGGCCGACACGCGCGCCAAGCAGATGCGCCTGGCGCTGCGCAAGGTGGAGGCGCTGCCCGAGTCGCAGTCGCAGCTGCTGCTGCCGTCCACCGCCGACAGCGAAGGTGGCGAAGGCGGCGACATTCCGTGA